A single region of the Oreochromis niloticus isolate F11D_XX linkage group LG19, O_niloticus_UMD_NMBU, whole genome shotgun sequence genome encodes:
- the LOC100705980 gene encoding cathepsin L1, whose product MKLLLAVAAVLAVSSCGRMSLEDMEFHAWKLKFEKSYDSPSEETQRKQIWLNNRKLVLKHNALADLGLKSFRLGMTYFADMENEEYKKLSCLGSFNASLPHRGSTFNGLPKGTVLSDTVDWREQGYVTNVKDQEQCGSCWAFSATGALEGQHFKKTGNLVSLSEQQLVDCSRNFGNHGCNGGWMNNAFKYIKDNGGIQTEESYTYEARDGQCHYNANSVGAQCSGYTNVKQDEEALKQAVAAIGPISIAVDASHESFQFYQTGVYVEESCSNVYLSHAMLVVGYGAEDGLDYWLVKNSWGLGWGEEGYIKMVRNKSNHCGIANKASYPLV is encoded by the exons ATGAAGTTGCTTCtagctgttgctgctgttctgGCTGTATCCAGCTGTGGCCGCATGTCTCTGGAAGACATGGAGTTTCATGCCTGGAAGCTCAAGTTTG AAAAATCCTACGACTCTCCATCAGAGGAGACTCAAAGGAAGCAGATCTGGCTCAACAACCGTAAACTTGTGCTAAAGCACAATGCTTTGGCTGACCTGGGTTTGAAGTCCTTCCGCCTTGGGATGACCTACTTTGCTGATATG GAAAATGAAGAGTACAAAAAACTGAGCTGTCTTGGCTCCTTCAATGCCTCTCTGCCTCACCGTGGCTCTACCTTCAATGGCCTGCCTAAAGGTACAGTCCTGTCCGATACTGTTGACTGGAGGGAACAGGGATACGTCACTAATGTCAAGGATCAGGAGCAGTGTGGCTCCTGCTGGGCTTTCAGTGCA ACTGGTGCACTGGAGGGTCAGCACTTCAAGAAGACAGGAAATCTGGTGTCTCTTAGTGAGCAGCAGTTGGTTGATTGCAGTCGCAACTTCGGCAACCATGGCTGCAATGGAGGCTGGATGAACAATGCCTTTAAGTACATCAAAGACAATGGAGGAATTCAAACTGAGGAATCATACACTTATGAAGCTAGG GATGGACAATGCCATTACAACGCAAATTCTGTTGGTGCCCAATGCAGTGGTTACACTAATGTGAAACAGGATGAAGAAGCTCTGAAGCAGGCAGTGGCCGCCATCGGACCGATATCTATAGCCGTGGATGCTTCTCATGAGTCCTTCCAATTCTACCAAACAG GAGTGTATGTTGAGGAGAGTTGCAGCAACGTGTACTTGAGCCATGCTATGCTGGTTGTGGGTTATGGTGCTGAAGATGGACTTGACTACTGGCTGGTCAAGAACAG CTGGGGTCTTGGATGGGGAGAGGAGGGATACATTAAGATGGTCAGGAACAAAAGCAACCATTGTGGGATTGCTAATAAAGCAAGCTACCCTCTGGTCTGA